A window of the Diorhabda carinulata isolate Delta chromosome 1, icDioCari1.1, whole genome shotgun sequence genome harbors these coding sequences:
- the LOC130904207 gene encoding insulin-like growth factor-binding protein complex acid labile subunit isoform X2 — MVCEEQCNCEDNRMANLGHTICPENFSNIFKMSLTSVYFLLFMILLTSLDSASAGSAGCPVGCICNDDTFVVQCERSKLDVIPITLNPAIQRLVLRTNKIKTIDAAFQFYKELQYVDLSNNHLVNIPMRSFINQEKLQELHLNKNKLSSINNKTFHGLKSLTVLNLRENFLEELPKGLFSILPKLEELNLGQNRISKIDPLAFDGLFSLRVLYLDDNSLSSVPTHAFSVLGSLAELHVGLNGFTSLQDDAFSGLGRLSVLDISSGGLSNISTDAFRGLTGLRSLNLADNRLQTIPTIQLAHLARLEDLTIGQNEFVRLKKGAFKGLTNLRKIDITGASNLEYIEKGAYSDNLNLETIILVSNKKLTTLEDGALVGLPNLKHLVLRENNFRTLSESVTSWNELRALELTDNPINCDCQLLWLLISINSKNITNVQCHAPLQLRDRSLRTLTPYDLGCSFRDSRQQTIIITFCVSATIFIGILGLFLFRYRQRVGEALKDYKWNKRAISRKEHEYQKTFSDEDYITRSGHHNVKPIPVTEL, encoded by the exons ataTTCAAAATGTCACTAACTTCAGTTTACTTCCTGCTATTCATGATTCTCCTAACATCATTGGATAGTGCCTCTGCTGGTTCAGCTGGTTGTCCTGTAGGATGCATTTGTAATGATGATACCTTTGTAGTTCAATGTGAAAGAAGTAAACTAGACGTTATACCTATAACCCTTAATCCGGCTATACAAAGGCTAGTTTTGAGAACCAACAAAATCAAGACGATAGATGCGGCTTTCCAGTTTTACAAAGAACTTCAGTATGTCGATCTCTCCAACAACCATCTAGTGAATATTCCAATGAGGAGCTTTATTAATCAAGAAAAACTGCAAGAATTACATTTGAACAAAAACAAACTATcgtctataaataataaaacttttcatgGTCTAAAATCTTTAACGGTACTTAATCTTAGAGAAAATTTTCTAGAAGAATTGCCTAAAGGTTTATTCTCAATATTGCCAAAACTCGAGGAACTAAATTTAGGGCAAAATAGAATTTCTAAAATAGATCCATTGGCTTTTGATGGACTATTTAGCCTAAGAGTTCTTTATTTGGATGACAATTCACTAAGTTCTGTACCAACACATGCTTTTTCCGTTTTGGGAAGCCTAGCAGAGTTGCATGTGGGCCTCAATGGTTTTACATCGTTACAAGATGACGCCTTTAGTGGCCTAGGAAGACTTTCTGTACTAGATATAAGTAGTGGAGGATTATCTAACATTAGCACTGATGCCTTCAGGGGTCTTACTGGACTAAGAAGCTTGAATTTGGCAGATAATAGATTGCAGACTATTCCTACCATACAATTGGCACATTTAGCAAGATTAGAGGATTTAACAATTGGCCAAAATGAATTTGTTCGACTGAAAAAAGGTGCTTTCAAAGGATTGACGAATTTAAGGAAAATAGATATAACAG GAGCCAGTAACctagaatatattgaaaaaggagCTTATAGCGATAACTTGAATCtggaaacaataattttagttAGCAACAAGAAACTAACGACACTTGAAGATGGTGCTCTTGTAGGTTTACCTAACTTGAAGCATTTAGTACTCCGCGAGAACAATTTTCGAACACTTTCGGAATCGGTAACTAGTTGGAACGAACTGCGAGCTCTGGAACTCACCGATAACCCAATAAACTGTGATTGTCAACTCTTGTGGCTATTAATCTCTATAAACTCCAAGAACATCACAAACGTTCAATGCCATGCTCCATTACAACTTCGTGATAGATCTTTAAGGACATTAACTCCTTATGATTTGGGGTGTTCGTTTCGAGATAGTAGACAGCAAACGATCATCATAACTTTTTGTGTCAGTGCTACCATATTTATCGGAATTTTAGGGTTATTTCTTTTTCGTTATCGCCAAAGGGTGGGTGAAGCTCTCAAGGATTACAAATGGAACAAACGAGCTATCAGCAGAAAGGAACACGAATACCAGAAAACTTTCTCTGATGAGGATTACATTACACGTTCTGGCCATCACAATGTCAAACCTATACCGGTGACGGAATTGTAG
- the LOC130904207 gene encoding insulin-like growth factor-binding protein complex acid labile subunit isoform X1, with the protein MGYPTRKMKIKFSKAISGKLQLANLGHTICPENFSNIFKMSLTSVYFLLFMILLTSLDSASAGSAGCPVGCICNDDTFVVQCERSKLDVIPITLNPAIQRLVLRTNKIKTIDAAFQFYKELQYVDLSNNHLVNIPMRSFINQEKLQELHLNKNKLSSINNKTFHGLKSLTVLNLRENFLEELPKGLFSILPKLEELNLGQNRISKIDPLAFDGLFSLRVLYLDDNSLSSVPTHAFSVLGSLAELHVGLNGFTSLQDDAFSGLGRLSVLDISSGGLSNISTDAFRGLTGLRSLNLADNRLQTIPTIQLAHLARLEDLTIGQNEFVRLKKGAFKGLTNLRKIDITGASNLEYIEKGAYSDNLNLETIILVSNKKLTTLEDGALVGLPNLKHLVLRENNFRTLSESVTSWNELRALELTDNPINCDCQLLWLLISINSKNITNVQCHAPLQLRDRSLRTLTPYDLGCSFRDSRQQTIIITFCVSATIFIGILGLFLFRYRQRVGEALKDYKWNKRAISRKEHEYQKTFSDEDYITRSGHHNVKPIPVTEL; encoded by the exons ataTTCAAAATGTCACTAACTTCAGTTTACTTCCTGCTATTCATGATTCTCCTAACATCATTGGATAGTGCCTCTGCTGGTTCAGCTGGTTGTCCTGTAGGATGCATTTGTAATGATGATACCTTTGTAGTTCAATGTGAAAGAAGTAAACTAGACGTTATACCTATAACCCTTAATCCGGCTATACAAAGGCTAGTTTTGAGAACCAACAAAATCAAGACGATAGATGCGGCTTTCCAGTTTTACAAAGAACTTCAGTATGTCGATCTCTCCAACAACCATCTAGTGAATATTCCAATGAGGAGCTTTATTAATCAAGAAAAACTGCAAGAATTACATTTGAACAAAAACAAACTATcgtctataaataataaaacttttcatgGTCTAAAATCTTTAACGGTACTTAATCTTAGAGAAAATTTTCTAGAAGAATTGCCTAAAGGTTTATTCTCAATATTGCCAAAACTCGAGGAACTAAATTTAGGGCAAAATAGAATTTCTAAAATAGATCCATTGGCTTTTGATGGACTATTTAGCCTAAGAGTTCTTTATTTGGATGACAATTCACTAAGTTCTGTACCAACACATGCTTTTTCCGTTTTGGGAAGCCTAGCAGAGTTGCATGTGGGCCTCAATGGTTTTACATCGTTACAAGATGACGCCTTTAGTGGCCTAGGAAGACTTTCTGTACTAGATATAAGTAGTGGAGGATTATCTAACATTAGCACTGATGCCTTCAGGGGTCTTACTGGACTAAGAAGCTTGAATTTGGCAGATAATAGATTGCAGACTATTCCTACCATACAATTGGCACATTTAGCAAGATTAGAGGATTTAACAATTGGCCAAAATGAATTTGTTCGACTGAAAAAAGGTGCTTTCAAAGGATTGACGAATTTAAGGAAAATAGATATAACAG GAGCCAGTAACctagaatatattgaaaaaggagCTTATAGCGATAACTTGAATCtggaaacaataattttagttAGCAACAAGAAACTAACGACACTTGAAGATGGTGCTCTTGTAGGTTTACCTAACTTGAAGCATTTAGTACTCCGCGAGAACAATTTTCGAACACTTTCGGAATCGGTAACTAGTTGGAACGAACTGCGAGCTCTGGAACTCACCGATAACCCAATAAACTGTGATTGTCAACTCTTGTGGCTATTAATCTCTATAAACTCCAAGAACATCACAAACGTTCAATGCCATGCTCCATTACAACTTCGTGATAGATCTTTAAGGACATTAACTCCTTATGATTTGGGGTGTTCGTTTCGAGATAGTAGACAGCAAACGATCATCATAACTTTTTGTGTCAGTGCTACCATATTTATCGGAATTTTAGGGTTATTTCTTTTTCGTTATCGCCAAAGGGTGGGTGAAGCTCTCAAGGATTACAAATGGAACAAACGAGCTATCAGCAGAAAGGAACACGAATACCAGAAAACTTTCTCTGATGAGGATTACATTACACGTTCTGGCCATCACAATGTCAAACCTATACCGGTGACGGAATTGTAG
- the LOC130904207 gene encoding insulin-like growth factor-binding protein complex acid labile subunit isoform X3, producing the protein MVCEEQCNCEDNRMIFKMSLTSVYFLLFMILLTSLDSASAGSAGCPVGCICNDDTFVVQCERSKLDVIPITLNPAIQRLVLRTNKIKTIDAAFQFYKELQYVDLSNNHLVNIPMRSFINQEKLQELHLNKNKLSSINNKTFHGLKSLTVLNLRENFLEELPKGLFSILPKLEELNLGQNRISKIDPLAFDGLFSLRVLYLDDNSLSSVPTHAFSVLGSLAELHVGLNGFTSLQDDAFSGLGRLSVLDISSGGLSNISTDAFRGLTGLRSLNLADNRLQTIPTIQLAHLARLEDLTIGQNEFVRLKKGAFKGLTNLRKIDITGASNLEYIEKGAYSDNLNLETIILVSNKKLTTLEDGALVGLPNLKHLVLRENNFRTLSESVTSWNELRALELTDNPINCDCQLLWLLISINSKNITNVQCHAPLQLRDRSLRTLTPYDLGCSFRDSRQQTIIITFCVSATIFIGILGLFLFRYRQRVGEALKDYKWNKRAISRKEHEYQKTFSDEDYITRSGHHNVKPIPVTEL; encoded by the exons ataTTCAAAATGTCACTAACTTCAGTTTACTTCCTGCTATTCATGATTCTCCTAACATCATTGGATAGTGCCTCTGCTGGTTCAGCTGGTTGTCCTGTAGGATGCATTTGTAATGATGATACCTTTGTAGTTCAATGTGAAAGAAGTAAACTAGACGTTATACCTATAACCCTTAATCCGGCTATACAAAGGCTAGTTTTGAGAACCAACAAAATCAAGACGATAGATGCGGCTTTCCAGTTTTACAAAGAACTTCAGTATGTCGATCTCTCCAACAACCATCTAGTGAATATTCCAATGAGGAGCTTTATTAATCAAGAAAAACTGCAAGAATTACATTTGAACAAAAACAAACTATcgtctataaataataaaacttttcatgGTCTAAAATCTTTAACGGTACTTAATCTTAGAGAAAATTTTCTAGAAGAATTGCCTAAAGGTTTATTCTCAATATTGCCAAAACTCGAGGAACTAAATTTAGGGCAAAATAGAATTTCTAAAATAGATCCATTGGCTTTTGATGGACTATTTAGCCTAAGAGTTCTTTATTTGGATGACAATTCACTAAGTTCTGTACCAACACATGCTTTTTCCGTTTTGGGAAGCCTAGCAGAGTTGCATGTGGGCCTCAATGGTTTTACATCGTTACAAGATGACGCCTTTAGTGGCCTAGGAAGACTTTCTGTACTAGATATAAGTAGTGGAGGATTATCTAACATTAGCACTGATGCCTTCAGGGGTCTTACTGGACTAAGAAGCTTGAATTTGGCAGATAATAGATTGCAGACTATTCCTACCATACAATTGGCACATTTAGCAAGATTAGAGGATTTAACAATTGGCCAAAATGAATTTGTTCGACTGAAAAAAGGTGCTTTCAAAGGATTGACGAATTTAAGGAAAATAGATATAACAG GAGCCAGTAACctagaatatattgaaaaaggagCTTATAGCGATAACTTGAATCtggaaacaataattttagttAGCAACAAGAAACTAACGACACTTGAAGATGGTGCTCTTGTAGGTTTACCTAACTTGAAGCATTTAGTACTCCGCGAGAACAATTTTCGAACACTTTCGGAATCGGTAACTAGTTGGAACGAACTGCGAGCTCTGGAACTCACCGATAACCCAATAAACTGTGATTGTCAACTCTTGTGGCTATTAATCTCTATAAACTCCAAGAACATCACAAACGTTCAATGCCATGCTCCATTACAACTTCGTGATAGATCTTTAAGGACATTAACTCCTTATGATTTGGGGTGTTCGTTTCGAGATAGTAGACAGCAAACGATCATCATAACTTTTTGTGTCAGTGCTACCATATTTATCGGAATTTTAGGGTTATTTCTTTTTCGTTATCGCCAAAGGGTGGGTGAAGCTCTCAAGGATTACAAATGGAACAAACGAGCTATCAGCAGAAAGGAACACGAATACCAGAAAACTTTCTCTGATGAGGATTACATTACACGTTCTGGCCATCACAATGTCAAACCTATACCGGTGACGGAATTGTAG